TTTCGGTTTCCCCTATCCAACGTACGGGAGAATCGCGATAGCCCCGAGCCCGTCAATCCTGCCACGCAGCCAGTCGGCAACATGGACGACGAAAAGATAGGTCTCGGTCATTCAATCATCCCTGAAGTCGAAAATCAAATGAGCAGGCCCTCTACGTCACAGGACGCCTGCGGCTCTAGTGATGCCGGCAGTGTTACAGTTGGGACCCGTCGTTCGACCAGGAAGAGGACTCCGACCGAGAAGGGACGCGTGTATCTCGCCAACAAACGTGACCCTGCCAAGTCAAGCGACTCGCGAGAGCAGATTGCCTCCATTCTTATACAACTCAAAGGGGGCCAATAAATCCGGACATGGTCTGACACACATCCCAGGAGGACGCCTTTCACAGCAAGCCAATGATCAACATCCCAGTACCCGATCATGTTCAGGCGATGTTGGTCGACGACTGGGAGAACATCACAAAGAACAATCAactggtgccgctgccgcatcCGAAACCAGTCAACGTTATTCTTGAAGAATACCTGACCTTCGAGCGGCCGCATCGCGAGGAAGGCTCCGCCAGCATGGACATCTTGGAGGAGGTTGTCGCTGGTCTTCGCGAGTATTTCGAGAAGGCGCTGAGCAGGATACTGCTCTACCGGTATGTCCCGATCGCTTTCACAATCGACACCAGTTGCTCACGCGCAGTACAGTTTTGAGCGTCATCAGTACATGGACATTCGCAAGTTGTGGGACACCAACACGGAGGACAATGCCCAGTACAAGAGCGTTTGCGATGTCTACGGCGCCGAGCATCTGGCCCGCCTCATCGGTAATTCAAACCCTCTAGGCATCCATATTGAAGAGCCCTTTTTACTGACCGAGCCCCTATCTAGTCTCACTGCCGGACCTCTTGGCCCAGACCAACATGGATCAGCAGTCCGTCTCTAGACTTAGGGAGGAGATTGGCAAGTTCACCGTCTGGCTGGCGCGGAACTGCGAGACCTACTTCGTCAAGGAGTATGAAACGCCCTCGCAGGAGTACATCGACAAGGCTAGGAGTTTCTGAGCTGCGGGACGATGGCCGTCCATCGGGCTGAAGAGCGGGATAGCGCATGGGGGGATGGACTGAGGGGTGCCAGCGCGGAGGACAGTCGGAGGAAAGGAGAGACAGCGGGATGGTAGGGTTTTGTTTGCTGCATTCGGGCTCCGGGGGTCTTTCATTCTTGTTCTTGTGCAGTTGCAAATGGGCAACGCGGaccaggtcaggtcaggtcaggttTTCGGAACTGAGGCGAACAAAGGGGCAGCGAATGGAAACGGCGTTTGCGATGACATGTCTGGTTGATGCTAtgtgaaaaaaaaaaggcttGCGACGTCTTTGCCGTCTAGATGTGTCCCGTGCCTAGACGACGAGTCGGTCGTCTGGCAATGTAGTCGTTTGCAAATATGGTACAGTATAGTCTCACCATCCGCTgcttcccccctcccgcgGAGCTCCCCTTTGGGCCCTTCGGGTATTCGAACAGTGCACCCACTCCCGCACAACGAACCACGATTCCACTCTCCTTCCTCAGCTCCTTTGCGTCCATCTGTCCTCCTCAGGGGTTAGTCGTACGTAGAGTAGTAGTCGGTCCACTATCCTCCCCTCGTCTTCCCTTTCAGCCCTTCGCAATgacatcacatcacatcacaccCTCGGCACCGCCTTCTCCACGTAGAAGCCCGCGTcgggcgtcctcgccgccttgacctcggcgcGCGACAGCGGCCGCTCCACCTCCTGCACGCGCaccagctccttgaccttgaggATCATGCCCGCGAACTGCGGCTCCACGGGGTGGAACACCgtctgcgcgcgccgccgcaggcccagcgccgcgaggacCCCGCGCGTGCGCTCCGGCAGGCCGATGGCCGAGCGGTGCAGCGTGATGCGGAAGAAGGACATGGTGTGGTGTGGTATGGTCTGatcggctcgctcgctggcccAGGGACTGTATGTATGATGGAAGAAaaacgcgcgcgcgcgcagaaTATAAAACTCTCGTTTTTTTTTGGTCCGCTGTCGCTCGCGCGCGTCCGTCGTGTCCGTTTTTACTTTCCTCCCGGACGAGTCTTTAGAGGCCAGTCGAAGGCTCTGCAATTTCGCGcgcgacgaagaagaagaagaagggaaaCGAGTTCGTGGTCGTCGGTCTACACAACAGAGAGACttgaagaaagaaaaaaaccAAGTCAGTGGTCCACGTCCAGATACAGCATgggccaggggggggggggggggggaaggggctTTAATTTGAAAGGCCAAGCAGGACAGACGTACATTAGACGCGCATTGGGGTGGCCTCTCGCCGGTGTGTCTCGGTGTTGGTGCCCGCTCGAGCTCGGTTGCTGGTCGTGCTGGGGCAAAACGATGGTGATGCTCGACAAAGTCGTCGttcgtcgtccgccgccgctgctaGGGGCCCGCTCGgcgacccgcccgcccgcggggggcacggcggcggcacgtgACCCCACCACGCAACACCCCCTACCTTTGCAGCAACTTTGGGACCAAGCTCTCCTGGACTTGACAGAGTATTCGGTGTCACGTAGCTCCTCGGACTGGGTTCGCGGTCGCCTTTGTTAAGGGTGAGTTGATGGTGGACAAAGCAAGTGTGTTAAGGGTGGACGTGCtcttgctcgctcgcagAGGGACGACAAGTTCGAGCACACAGTTCGCGTGTCGTTGGTTCATGCCCTGTACAAGCATCATAAGTACACTCTGATCTGCACGCAGTCACAGGCATCAGACACAAGGCCACCGAGTCAAGCGTAATGTCATGTCTATAACGGCAAAAAAATTATGTGGAGAGCTGCCTAGGCTGCAGCCTCCTAACACCACATGTATAAAGGTCGTGGTACAGGTCTCCGCTTTCCTTCCCAAGTCATATCCGCCTCACCCGTCATCAAATACGCATTGTAAAGTAGCCGACGCTCATTCGACCGCCAAAACACCCTACATCTGGACCTCCACTCTGCCCTCAGCGCCAGGCCGGCCCTCGCGAAGGTTGGGCAACAGGTAGGTGATGTCATCCCACGGGTGGCGGTACAGGCCGGTGCGCAGTCTCTTCTGGTCGAGGTAATGGGCGATCAGGCCAATGCTACGGCCGAGAACGAAGAGACCGTTAAGAACACCCATGGAGAGGTagtcctcggcctcttcggtGGAGAAGGCACCGCAGTTGCGGAGCAGATCAACGAAGCACACGGCAATGCAGCCGTCCACGTTGAGGATCAGGTTGTCCTTCTTGGAGGTCGTGACCGTCTCAACGGCCAGGGCGTAGTCGAGGAGCTTGTGGCTGGGGAACTTGGCCAGGACATActccttgacgagctcgacaCGCAGATCGGGGTTGTTGCGTGACTTGACGCGGTGGCCGATGCCAGGAATGAGCTTGTTGGCCTTGCGCATGCTGTCGACGAACTCGCGGGGGCTCAGGTTCTTGTCGAAGGCACGAGTGAactcctcggcggcgccgtccagggCACCACCGAATCGGGAGCCAATTGTCAAGAGACCAGAAACCAGCGCGCTGATGAGGTCCTTGCCAGCACGAGTAGTGATGATGGTGTTCATGGCGCCAGACACAGCAGGGCCGTGGTCGGCAGTGAGCATGAGGACCATCTCGAGGAACTTGGAGGCGTAGTCGGGCAGTCTGCGGCGGAACCACAGCAGCgacatgacgccgccgatgccaatGTCCTCCTTGAAGACGTCGGAGATGGGCATACCGGCATAGAGCAGCTCCTGGCCACGGTCGTCGGAAATGGTCGagatgaaggcggcgggcttgcgGATGAGGCCCAGCTCCTGGGCCCACGAGTAGTCAATGGGGATCTTGGGAACCACGGGCTCGGGCTGGGGGACAATTGTGCCCTTCTTGACGAGCCCGTCGTAGACCTCCTTGAGGACGGCGGGCATGTCCTCAAAGGTGTTGGGGACGTAGAAGCCAGCCTCGCGCATCATCTTGttcttcatcgccgcggTCTCGAGCTGGGAGTTGGCGAACGAACCGGCGTGGCCGAACTGGACCTCGGTCTTGAACATGCTGGCGCAAGTGCCGATAGCCCAAGCAACGATGggcttggtgatgatgccctgCTTGACGGCGTCAATCACCTTGTactcctcgacgccaccgacCTCGCCAAGAAGGACGAGGATTTTGCAGTCCGGGTCGGCCTGGTACCGCAGCATGTGGTCGATGAATGTGGTACCAGGATACCTGTCACCGCCAATGGCGATGCCCTCGTACACACCGTCGGTGTTCTGGGAAATGATGTTGTTGAGCTCGTTGGACATGCCACCAGACTTGGAGACATAGCCAACAGAGCCCTTGCGGTAAAGCTTGGAGGCGACTATGTTGTCCATCATGCCACCAGTGTTGCCGATCTTGAAGCTGCCGGGCTTGATGCCACCAACGGTGGCGGGGCCAATAATGGTgacgcccttcttcttggcaACGTGGGCAATCTCACGAGCGCGCTGTTCATCACCTGGTTAGTATCGCTTCCCTGCAAAGCCCTGGCGGACATCTTCAAGCCGTGACTTACACGCTCGGGGACACCCTCAGCGATGATGGCAATCGTCTTGATCTGGGGGTTCTCCATCAACTCCATAGTGGAGCTGTAGACACTTCGCGAGGAGGCAAAGTTGACCACGACGTCGACTTCGGGgtgcttggccatggccttgctGACCTCCTGGTAGACGGGCAGGAGGGTCTCGCTAGTGCCCCAGTACATCTTGCTGACGAACTGGCCGCCGAAGGTATAGATGATGCCGGCGACCGAGGGCGTCTTGCGCTTGCAGATGAAATCGAAATCCAGCATGCCCTGGACGGCCCGGGGCTGGAGGCCGTAGACGAAGCATCGCGTCTTGTCGTTGAACAGAGCGTGctcggggagggggctgaGCGGTCGGCTGGGGGCAGCGAAGCGCTGAATGTTGTCGTTGGCGGACAGCTGGCCCTTTGCGCCGCTGGTCGAAGCTTGAGCCATGGCTGGTTGTGGAATTGCTCGCTTGTCACGGGTGTGATGGCCGGTCGAGGCTATTGAGCAGCTCAGTCGCTCTTCTGCGATTCGAGTGGGAGGATGGTCAGCGCTGCTGCGGGGAGcaggagaaaaaaaaagagctGCGACAGTCGAGGGCCCAATGCAAGCTCGGAGAGCTGTGTAACGAGCAAACCCGGCAGACCGAGGGAGAGATGAAGGGCAGGAGATAGTCAGGCAAGAGGCGTGGAAaggcaaggggggggagaagaaagTGAGATTTCAGGAGTCGGACGAGAGCTTCTGGTGGAGGGAGTTTGagctgggcgggcgtggacggggattgacgaggctgctgggtgcttgcgcctgcgcctggcAACAGGATGCAGGCCCGTCCAGTCCCTCCGTCCCATCCCACCCGTCCAATCCATGCCCACCATCCACTGCTGGGCGCCTTCAGGCCAGTGCTGGCGGAGAGCTGGGCCACCAAAATTTTAGTGGGGCTCGGTGGGTGACCCTGCAGGGTTGGGCCTGTGCCAGCCACACCTCACCTCTTTCAGTGcgccgctgcaggcggccagCCCACTGCCAACCCAGTCAGTGTCTGGCTGGCCGGATGGTGGGGAACCTGGACTGGAAGCGATCTGCCCAGCAATGGGTGCCACCCTCGCTCGACCAGGGCAACGCGGGCGGTCGACGGAGACGCCCAGCCCGTCCCTCCGAATGACGGAAGGCCCTGCGGCGGATGGCCGATACGAGCGAGGCCACGTTCCGGCCAGGACCGAAAATAGAAGGGGTCCTCTCTCCGTCACGCACCTGAGCAGCGGTACGAATTATAGAAGCGCTGTAGAATCGAATCGTGTCCACGAGCTGGCGCACTGTCGGTGACCGGCTGACTCCAAAAGTCCGACGTGCGACCTCACACACAAGCTGCGCTGCGTCTGCAAGCAGTCAGTATCACTACCACTACACCCTTTTCACACAGGGGGGGGCATACTCAGATGCAATGCGGGCAGCGGTGGGACAGGGCAATCGGAGGCGTCCGCGCGTCGACAGCCCAGACGAGTTGGGGCAGAACTTTTTTTCCTTTGGGGCGCGTACATTGGCGGCTGGCGAGTCGACAGTTTTCGTTGATTCTGTTGAATACCAGCCAGCAATAAGCTGTACCGGGTCCCTTGTCCCACCTCGAGTAagtgccgtcgcggcggcggtaccGGTACCTCGGGCCCAAGATGACCGCCGTTGTCGGTGTCTGCGTCCGTGTCCGTGTCGAGGGGGTGGGGCTGATGGGCGAGCGAGTGCCTGAGCCTCCCGTCCCTTGGAGCCGCTAGTAGCTGGAGCTTTGCGGGCGATTCCATGGATACGTACAATGAAAATGTCAGTGTCCGCTCCGGCGCGCAGCGCAATGAGTGGCACGGCAATTGGTCTCGCCGGTGGCCATCGGCTTGGAATGGCAGGTCGAGAGGCTTCTCAAATGAATGCCAGCGTCATCCTTCCTCTGGAATCCGGGGTCCGCCAATTTGCGGCCGTCGATACTCGACACTGTGGTCGCGTTCCGTCGCTCACCGGCCACTGAGCCGGTGCCGCTCGGGGTTTCTCAGCGGTCGCCGCCCCGCCAGACGGGGGTGCTAGATGTGCTGATGTGGGCTCCAttgggcggccgccagggGCTGGCGGTGAACGCTCACGAGCGGCTCTGGAGCCCGGGCATTTCGGGGTCCGTACCGGCAGCCCCCGCGCGCACCGCCGGGCAGCGACTCAGGGGACAGTGGCACCTCCTGGTGAAGGAGCTGCACCGTTCCTTTCGTGCTCAAACCAAGCACTGCTTGGCCTGTCGTCTGGTGCAAAGCCTATTGCTCCCACTTCCCGAGCCCCGTCAGGCACCCAGAAAAGCAAGCCTAACGAAGTAGGGGAATGGCCCATGGCCCCCCTGTTGACCCCATTGCAATTGATTGTGCTGGGGCTCCGTGGCAGTGTGGCTCTGAACGAGAAGGTTGCGCCTGGTGGGAGTGAGACCCGTCGCAGCGCCTCGTGTGCTGTGGCTCCACTCCACTTGGAAAGTCCATTCATGGTTGGATTCATTGGAGCTCAACCGCTGGGGACGCCTCCGGCCGAGGTACCGGTACTCCCGCCACTCATCGCTTTTTGGGTTGCTGGCCTGCGTCACCCCAAAGCTTTTGGCAGGGTCGGCTGGCGCCCGTCGCACGCGACCATTGGCCCGTTGGCGGCCGTGAAACCACCCACCAGGACCAGACTGGCAGGGTAGCAGGCACACCTGCAGCGAGCGaggacgggaggagggccggTTGTGCTGgctgaggtgaggtggtCCCTGACCGCCCATCCCCCCTATCGTTCCGCTGACTGCCAAGGTGGCCGCCGGGCCTGCTCCCACTGCGGGAAGGAGAGCCAGCCACGCCCGCTAGACGCTGTTGGAGGCGgtgcagcgccagccagacTCAGGCTGGGCCTGGGGGGCTGCccgaggggaggagggcaggcaCCGCCTTGCGTTGCCCCTCCACCTCCCTCTCCGAATGGACAATCCATCCCATCCTGGGCTGGAGCTTTCGACGCTGGCACCCAAATTTTTGAGAGGCTGACGGAGGACGACCCTTTCCACACCCACCCTCCTGTCGCACCCTCTACTGTTCGATCCAGCTCCTCCCGCTTCTGCCATCCCCCATCTCGACTCCAGATATTCTGCTCGAcgtctccttgtccttgcctTTGCTACTTTGCAATTGCAAtcgcgagcttctccttAGCCCACTTGAGCCTGCTTGCTGTGTGCAACCGGTAGGTGACCGATGCCTCTGTGTGGGCCTGCCCGTCAGGAGCTGCCATCGCAAGCTTCTGCGTCGACGCTTCGCGCCTGCGCTTGCATAGCCACGGTGAAATGTCTCTCTCCGGCTGGCACCAATGCTAATGGCCTGTAAAGAATTAGACAGAGCACCAAACCAGCGAAAAGACTCACCTAGCACAACTGCATCGAAAGCACAGCGCTCCCCGCAGTCACCATGTCCGCCAAGTCGATtttcgaggccgacggcaaggccatcCTCAACTACCACCTCACTCGTGCTCCCGTCATCAAGCCGAGTCCTCTGCCGACGCCCACCAAGCACAACCCGCCCGCGAGACTGGCCTCGTTGCATTTCCCCGAGGATGccaacgtcgaggacgtcctGAACCAGGCCGAGGTCACCTACCCCTGGCTCCtccagcccggcgccaaGTTTGTCGCGAAGCCCGATCAGCTCATCAAGCGGCGAGGCAAGAGCGGCCTTCTGGCCCTCAACAAGACGTggcccgaggccaaggcctGGGTCGCCGAGCGTGCCGGCAAGGAGCAGAAAGTCGAGCACACGAGCGGTGTGCTGAGGCAGTTCTTGGTCGAGCCCTTCGTCCCCCACCCCCAGGACACCGAGTACTACATCAACATCAACTCGGTTCGCGATGTGAGTCCACCTTCGTCTCCGCTGCTTGCTTTGAATACTTCTCCCCTTTTGGCTGGTTTGTGCTCAGGCCCCAGCGCCTGCTTTGTTGAAAATATCCCCACGCCGGGAAACGCTCGAGTCAATTCGAGATTCGCGCCATTTGGAGGCGGTGCGCAAGTGCGCAAATTGTCCATGAAGTAGAGGCAAGAAGATGTCTGCGAGCTGTGTGATGAGGACAGCTGCAGGCCGTCTTTTTAAGTGGTGGTCAGAGACCGATTGGTGCGCCCGGCGGGTGGGTTTTGGCGGCATGCGTCGGGCGGGCGAACGGATGTCACGATAGGGAGGGTCTGGGCAGGTTACCTCTGCCCTGGCCGGACCCCCCCTGTCCAGCACCTGCCTAGCGCGACAATTCCGCTCACATCTCTACTGTTCAGCTTGCCCCGTACGGCATCCAGCTAATCGGTGTAAATGATAGGGCGACTGGATCCTCTTCACCCACGAGGGTGgcgtcgacgttggcgacgtcgatgctAAGGCTGAGAAACTTCTGATTCCTGTCGACCTGTCCCAGTACCCGTCCAACGAGGAGATCGCCGCTGCTCTCCTCAAGAAGGTGCCCAAGGGCGTCCacaacgtcctcgtcgacttcATCACTCGCCTGTATGCCGTCTACGTCGATTGCCAGTTCACGTACCTGGAGATCAACCCTCTTGTCGTCATCCCCAATGAGGACAAGACGTCTGCTGCCGTGCACTTCCTGGATTTGGCCGCCAAGCTGGACCAGACGGCCGACTTCGAGTGCGGTGTGAAGTGGGCTATTGCCCGCTCCCCTGCCGCCCTGGGTCTCACCAACGTTGCCCCTGCCTCTGGCGAGAAGGTCAACATCGATGCTGGCCCGCCGATGGAGTTTCCTGCTCCCTTTGGCCGTGAGCTGACCAAGGAGGAAGCTTACATCGCCGACCTCGATGCCAAGACTGGTGCCTCGCTGAAGCTTACCGTCCTGAACCCCAACGGCCGCATCTGGACTCTCGttgccggtggtggtgcctcGGTCGTGTatgccgacgccatcgcctcggccggcttcGCTGATGACCTTGCCAACTACGGTGAATACTCTGGTGCGCCGACCGAGTCGCAGACCTACCACTACGCCCGCACCGTCCTCGACCTGATGCTCCGCGCTCCGCTGTCGGATAAGGGCAAGGTCCTGTTCATTGGTGGCGGCATTGCCAACTTCACCAACGTCGCCAGCACCTTCAAGGGCGTTATCCGCGCCCTGCGGGATTTTGCCACCCAGCTCATCGAGCACAACGTCCAGATTTGGGTGCGCCGTGCCGGCCCCAACTACCAGGAGGGTCTCAAGAACATGAAGGCGGCCACGCAGGAGCTGGGCCTCAACGCCAAGATCTTTGGCCCTGAGATGCACGTCTCTGGCATCGTGCCCCTGGCCCTCGTCCCCGGGAAGTGGGAGGAGAGCAAGGCCGAGGAGTTCAGAGCTTAAGCGACGAGACCGACGACTACCTTAATGTTATGGCAGGGGGCGTTGAACTTGTGTGTTCCCTGGACAAGGATTCAGAGGGCGACCGGGAGAGGATATAGATGGTCAAAGTGGCCACAACACCATTACTTTGTACTTTGCGAGTTAGACGAGGAACAAGCCTTTTTGT
The genomic region above belongs to Purpureocillium takamizusanense chromosome 5, complete sequence and contains:
- the EAF3 gene encoding Esa1p-associated factor (EggNog:ENOG503NVZW~COG:B~COG:K) → MAPARQQPSPQFSKDEKVLCFHMDMLYEAKIMDVQPGDKPGDGFRYKVHYKGWKNTWDDWVLADRIRPFDDEHKELAAQLHAQLKHSLQKNAKQPKKNLRNGGDSARGSEERGSAAAQGGRGGRRGKDWELEQEDAFHSKPMINIPVPDHVQAMLVDDWENITKNNQLVPLPHPKPVNVILEEYLTFERPHREEGSASMDILEEVVAGLREYFEKALSRILLYRFERHQYMDIRKLWDTNTEDNAQYKSVCDVYGAEHLARLIVSLPDLLAQTNMDQQSVSRLREEIGKFTVWLARNCETYFVKEYETPSQEYIDKARSF
- the MRPL33 gene encoding 39S ribosomal protein L33, mitochondrial (COG:J~EggNog:ENOG503P5MP); this translates as MSFFRITLHRSAIGLPERTRGVLAALGLRRRAQTVFHPVEPQFAGMILKVKELVRVQEVERPLSRAEVKAARTPDAGFYVEKAVPRV
- the acl1 gene encoding ATP citrate synthase (EggNog:ENOG503NU5J~COG:C~TransMembrane:1 (o596-619i)), with translation MAQASTSGAKGQLSANDNIQRFAAPSRPLSPLPEHALFNDKTRCFVYGLQPRAVQGMLDFDFICKRKTPSVAGIIYTFGGQFVSKMYWGTSETLLPVYQEVSKAMAKHPEVDVVVNFASSRSVYSSTMELMENPQIKTIAIIAEGVPERRAREIAHVAKKKGVTIIGPATVGGIKPGSFKIGNTGGMMDNIVASKLYRKGSVGYVSKSGGMSNELNNIISQNTDGVYEGIAIGGDRYPGTTFIDHMLRYQADPDCKILVLLGEVGGVEEYKVIDAVKQGIITKPIVAWAIGTCASMFKTEVQFGHAGSFANSQLETAAMKNKMMREAGFYVPNTFEDMPAVLKEVYDGLVKKGTIVPQPEPVVPKIPIDYSWAQELGLIRKPAAFISTISDDRGQELLYAGMPISDVFKEDIGIGGVMSLLWFRRRLPDYASKFLEMVLMLTADHGPAVSGAMNTIITTRAGKDLISALVSGLLTIGSRFGGALDGAAEEFTRAFDKNLSPREFVDSMRKANKLIPGIGHRVKSRNNPDLRVELVKEYVLAKFPSHKLLDYALAVETVTTSKKDNLILNVDGCIAVCFVDLLRNCGAFSTEEAEDYLSMGVLNGLFVLGRSIGLIAHYLDQKRLRTGLYRHPWDDITYLLPNLREGRPGAEGRVEVQM
- the acl2 gene encoding ATP citrate synthase (EggNog:ENOG503NU6W~COG:C), whose product is MSAKSIFEADGKAILNYHLTRAPVIKPSPLPTPTKHNPPARLASLHFPEDANVEDVLNQAEVTYPWLLQPGAKFVAKPDQLIKRRGKSGLLALNKTWPEAKAWVAERAGKEQKVEHTSGVLRQFLVEPFVPHPQDTEYYININSVRDGDWILFTHEGGVDVGDVDAKAEKLLIPVDLSQYPSNEEIAAALLKKVPKGVHNVLVDFITRLYAVYVDCQFTYLEINPLVVIPNEDKTSAAVHFLDLAAKLDQTADFECGVKWAIARSPAALGLTNVAPASGEKVNIDAGPPMEFPAPFGRELTKEEAYIADLDAKTGASLKLTVLNPNGRIWTLVAGGGASVVYADAIASAGFADDLANYGEYSGAPTESQTYHYARTVLDLMLRAPLSDKGKVLFIGGGIANFTNVASTFKGVIRALRDFATQLIEHNVQIWVRRAGPNYQEGLKNMKAATQELGLNAKIFGPEMHVSGIVPLALVPGKWEESKAEEFRA